From the Brassica napus cultivar Da-Ae chromosome A8, Da-Ae, whole genome shotgun sequence genome, one window contains:
- the LOC106379912 gene encoding cytosolic sulfotransferase 1-like: MNEKELPDHLREDNLSEETKTLISSLPSTKDFLGKLYNYQGCWYYPNTLLGVRNFQKGFKPQETDIVIASFPKSGTTWLKALTVALLERLKNNSSNVPHPLQSDNPHGLVPFLETNLYLNSSTPDLTKFSSPRLFSTHMPLHTLQVPFKDSPCKIVYVCRDVKDVLVSQWFFRCAYLQKELNKSVLESSFESLCSGVVYFGPFWENVLSYWKGSLEDPEHVLFMRYEEMKSEPAAQVKRLAEFLGCPFTEEEEEGGSVDKILELCSLRSLSSMEINKTGKTSNNVHYSNFFRKGEVGDSKNHLTPEMDNKIDMIVEEKYKGSGLKY; the protein is encoded by the coding sequence ATGAATGAGAAGGAGCTCCCCGACCACTTGAGAGAAGACAACCTAAGCGAAGAAACCAAGACATTAATCTCTTCACTTCCTTCGACCAAAGATTTTCTAGGGAAGCTCTACAACTACCAAGGATGTTGGTACTACCCCAACACTCTCCTAGGAGTCCGGAATTTCCAGAAAGGTTTCAAGCCTCAAGAAACCGACATAGTCATCGCTTCTTTCCCTAAATCCGGTACCACTTGGCTCAAAGCTCTCACGGTCGCTCTCCTTGAGAGATTGAAGAACAATTCTTCTAATGTTCCTCATCCTCTTCAATCAGATAACCCTCATGGCCTAGTACCCTTCTTGGAGACCAATCTGTATCTCAATAGCTCAACACCTGACCTGACCAAGTTCTCATCTCCGAGGCTGTTTTCGACTCACATGCCGTTACATACGCTTCAAGTACCCTTCAAGGACTCTCCTTGCAAGATCGTGTACGTGTGCAGGGACGTGAAGGATGTGTTGGTATCGCAATGGTTTTTCAGGTGCGCTTATCTTCAAAAGGAACTAAACAAAAGCGTTCTCGAGTCTTCGTTTGAGTCATTATGCAGTGGAGTTGTCTATTTTGGACCCTTTTGGGAGAATGTATTGAGCTATTGGAAAGGTAGCTTGGAAGATCCCGAGCATGTTCTCTTCATGAGGTACGAGGAAATGAAGTCAGAGCCCGCTGCTCAGGTCAAGAGACTTGCAGAGTTCTTGGGTTGTCCATTcactgaggaagaagaagaaggcggaTCTGTGGACAAGATCTTGGAACTTTGTTCTCTGCGTAGTCTGAGCAGTATGGAGATCAACAAGACAGGAAAAACCTCGAACAATGTGCATTACTCTAATTTTTTCCGCAAAGGAGAAGTGGGTGACTCCAAGAATCATCTGACTCCTGAGATGGATAACAAAATCGACATGATCGTCGAGGAAAAATACAAAGGCTCCGGTTTGAAATACTGA
- the LOC106378788 gene encoding uncharacterized protein LOC106378788, whose amino-acid sequence MENSETSGCSSWESVEPEYLEFIEKGGCIEPLVEYVDCKGEAEKKNEDVFPKCKEAKDRLNNCFIAHRDYHQPILEIMEPAIELVVNKIDALFPLVDTVSTESADQPEEGDGPLHVFMNGGACTESYMALEDCLVEVMETNEDICNCTKAFTMLMKCMDAHSDYYQPILDAVYDGKTTTELFS is encoded by the coding sequence ATGGAGAATTCAGAGACTTCCGGTTGTAGTTCTTGGGAAAGTGTAGAGCCAGAGTATTTAGAGTTCATAGAAAAAGGTGGATGCATAGAACCATTGGTGGAATATGTTGATTGCAAGGGAGAAGCTGAGAAGAAGAATGAAGATGTCTTCCCTAAGTGTAAGGAAGCCAAAGATAGATTGAACAATTGTTTTATTGCTCATCGTGATTACCATCAACCGATTTTGGAGATCATGGAACCTGCTATAGAGCTGGTGGTGAACAAGATCGATGCCTTATTCCCACTGGTAGATACTGTTTCAACAGAATCGGCGGACCAACCAGAGGAAGGTGACGGCCCGCTTCACGTGTTCATGAATGGAGGAGCTTGCACAGAATCATACATGGCTTTGGAAGATTGCTTGGTGGAAGTTATGGAAACCAATGAAGATATCTGTAACTGTACCAAAGCCTTCACGATGCTGATGAAGTGTATGGATGCTCATTCTGATTACTATCAGCCTATTCTCGATGCTGTTTATGATGGTAAGACCACTACCGAACTCTTCTCATAA
- the LOC106379910 gene encoding PLASMODESMATA CALLOSE-BINDING PROTEIN 3, translating into MRVFLGLLLLLALTKSSSAIYCLCKDGVGEKELQTAIDYACGSLADCNPIHDNGPCYQPNNIKSHCDWAVNSYFQKASQVSGSCNFSGTATTNQNPPSNLVTGCIYPSSASTTSPTGTTLTNGTTPAFGPTGTGGFQGNGASSLVISHVLTHCFSSLVFLWGSDVRLGFSHA; encoded by the exons ATGAGAGTGTTTCTAGGTCTCTTGCTTCTCTTGGCCTTGACCAAATCTTCAA GTGCAATTTACTGTCTCTGCAAAGATGGGGTAGGAGAGAAAGAGCTCCAAACAGCAATAGACTATGCATGTGGAAGCTTAGCAGATTGCAATCCAATCCATGATAACGGTCCTTGTTACCAACCAAACAACATCAAAAGCCACTGTGATTGGGCTGTTAACAGCTACTTTCAGAAAGCATCTCAAGTCTCTGGAAGTTGTAATTTCTCCGGAACTGCCACTACCAATCAAAACCCACCTTCCA ATTTGGTTACTGGTTGCATATATCCTTCAAGtgcatcaacaacatcaccaacGGGAACAACTCTAACAAACGGAACTACTCCTGCGTTTGGTCCAACCGGAACAGGAGGCTTTCAAGGAAATGGTGCTTCCAGTTTGGTCATTTCCCATGTTTTAACacactgtttctcatcactaGTGTTTCTATGGGGTTCTGATGTAAGGCTGGGATTTAGCCACGCGTAG
- the LOC125576972 gene encoding probable inactive purple acid phosphatase 2 — MRFNMPGNSSEPTGTKAPPTRNLYYSYDVGSVHFVYISTETNFLRGGRQYEFVKRDLESVNREKTPFVVVQGHRPMYTTSNEVRDAMIRQKMVEHLEPLLVENDVTLALWGHVHRYERFCPMRNNTCGKLWRGSPVHLVIGMAGQDWQPIWEPRPNHPGLPIFPQPEQSMYRTGEFGYTRLVANKEKLTVSFVGNHDGEVHDTVEMLASGEVISGSKDDTVKTVPASATLVGKAESNVSWYVKGAGLMVMGVLLGFIVGFFTKGKKGSTPDNRWIPVKNEET; from the coding sequence ATGAGGTTCAACATGCCTGGAAACTCATCAGAGCCTACTGGGACGAAAGCTCCTCCGACGAGGAATCTTTACTACTCTTACGACGTGGGTTCGGTTCATTTCGTTTATATCTCCACTGAGACGAATTTTCTTAGAGGAGGGAGACAGTACGAGTTTGTAAAGCGTGATCTAGAGTCTGTGAACAGGGAGAAGACGCCGTTCGTTGTTGTGCAAGGGCACAGGCCGATGTACACTACGAGCAACGAGGTTAGAGATGCGATGATTAGGCAAAAGATGGTCGAGCATTTGGAACCGTTGCTTGTGGAGAACGACGTGACGCTTGCTCTGTGGGGACATGTTCATAGATACGAAAGGTTTTGTCCGATGAGGAACAACACTTGCGGGAAGCTGTGGAGAGGAAGTCCGGTTCATCTTGTGATCGGTATGGCTGGTCAAGATTGGCAACCGATTTGGGAGCCGAGACCGAACCATCCAGGTCTTCCTATATTCCCTCAGCCTGAACAGTCGATGTACAGGACGGGTGAGTTTGGGTACACACGTTTGGTTGCGAACAAAGAGAAGCTCACTGTTTCGTTTGTGGGTAACCATGATGGAGAAGTTCATGATACGGTTGAGATGTTGGCATCTGGAGAAGTAATCAGTGGGAGCAAAGACGATACTGTTAAGACCGTTCCTGCATCTGCAACACTTGTGGGAAAAGCTGAGTCTAATGTCTCTTGGTATGTCAAAGGAGCAGGCTTGATGGTTATGGGTGTGCTTTTAGGGTTCATTGTTGGGTTTTTTACCAAGGGAAAGAAAGGATCTACACCTGATAACCGTTGGATCCCAGTCAAGAACGAGGAGACTTAA
- the LOC106382344 gene encoding remorin 1.4 isoform X1: MDSLIKQTRRRHPAARVKTGEVDSSTREKELPPRKSVSFKGDKKKASNWLEKQFSRQLSDQSYDSITDMDYAAAVAATAYAITTLKETSLESYHSGREDAFPIEEPRSLSRRFSGQLSFREPELNDNKLPTPKSPVRKSSSVKKTPTFSMDLKGDRTRQSEDSGETHERLKKPASVVSEPPAPMQLQPPVRTRSERRAPPPPPPPPHLTPSPLQLPPRETKRPSSGGTSREHDSTADAWEKAELAKIKARYEKLNRKIDLWEAKKRDKARRKLDKSEQSEQEQRKKRGLQRFREDMEYIEHIAAGARAQAEKQRQNEELKVKERAGIVRKTGKIPGKACSCF; encoded by the exons ATGGATAGCTTGATCAAGCAAACAAG GAGGAGGCATCCAGCTGCCCGGGTAAAAACTGGTGAGGTTGATAGCTCCACTAGAGAGAAGGAATTGCCACCAAGGAAGTCTGTTTCATTCAAAGGAG ATAAGAAGAAGGCCTCAAACTGGTTAGAGAAGCAGTTCTCGAGACAACTGAGCGACCAAAGTTATGACTCGATCACTGACATGGACTATGCAGCTGCAGTTGCGGCCACTGCTTATGCCATAACCACTTTGAAAGAAACTTCGCTAGAGAGTTATCAT AGTGGCCGAGAAGATGCGTTTCCTATAGAGGAACCGAGAAGCTTATCAAGAAGATTCTCAG GACAACTTTCATTTAGAGAACCAGAACTAAATGATAACAAACTTCCCACGCCAAAGTCTCCGGTGCGAAAGTCATCGTCTGTCAAAAAGACTCCTACATTCTCCATGGACTTGAAAGGAGATCGTACCAGACAAAGTGAAGATTCAGGGGAGACACATGAAAGACTAAAGAAACCTGCTTCGGTTGTATCTGAACCGCCAGCTCCAATGCAGTTACAGCCACCGGTTAGGACACGGTCAGAACGTCGtgctccaccaccaccacctcctcctcctcatctaACACCTTCGCCTCTGCAGCTTCCACCTAGAGAAACTAAAAGGCCAAGTTCTGGGGGTACAAGTCGAGAACATGATTCTACAGCTGATGCTTGGGAAAAAGCTGAACTAGCTAAGATCAAAGCAAG GTACGAGAAGTTAAACAGAAAGATCGATTTATGGGAAGCCAAGAAGAGGGACAAAGCTAGAAGGAAGCTGGACAAATCTGAG CAGAGCGAACAAGAACAGAGGAAAAAGAGAGGATtgcagagatttagagaagacATGGAATACATCGAACATATTGCTGCCGGAGCCAGAGCTCAGGCAGAGAAACAAAGGCAGAACGAAGAGTTGAAGGTGAAGGAGAGAGCCGGTATTGTACGTAAAACCGGTAAAATTCCTGGAAAAGCATGTTCTTGTTTCTGA
- the LOC106382345 gene encoding probable inactive purple acid phosphatase 2: MVVNLAFLLLLLLFVSSANAKATVSISPKTLNRSGDSVVIKWSGVESPSDLDWLGIYSPPTSPHDHFIGYKLLNASSTWRSGSGSISLPLTNLRSNYSFRIFRWTQSEIDPKHLDHDQNPLPGTKHLLAESEEVSFGSGVGKPEQIHLAFEDGVNGMRVTFVAGDGEERFVRYGERKERLGNSAPARGVRYEREHMCNAPANTTIGWRDPGWIFDAVMKNLNGGVKYYYQVGSDSKGWSEIHSFIARDVYSEETIAFMFGDMGCATPYTTFIRTQDESISTLKWILRDIEALGDKPALVSHIGDISYARGYSWVWDEFFAQIEPIASRVPYHVCIGNHEYDFPAQPWKPDWAA; encoded by the exons ATGGTCGTCAATTTAgctttcctcctcctcctcctcctcttcgtATCCTCAGCTAACGCCAAAGCAACCGTTTCCATCTCCCCAAAAACTCTAAACCGATCCGGCGATTCCGTCGTCATCAAATGGTCCGGCGTCGAGTCCCCCTCCGATCTCGACTGGCTAGGCATCTACTCCCCTCCGACCTCTCCTCACGACCACTTCATCGGCTACAAACTCCTCAACGCTTCCTCCACGTGGCGATCCGGCTCCGGCTCGATCTCCCTCCCTCTCACCAACCTCCGATCGAACTACTCGTTCCGTATCTTCCGATGGACGCAGTCCGAGATCGATCCAAAGCACCTGGATCACGATCAGAATCCGTTACCGGGAACTAAACACCTCTTGGCGGAATCGGAGGAGGTGAGTTTCGGATCCGGCGTCGGGAAGCCGGAGCAGATTCATTTGGCGTTCGAGGATGGAGTTAACGGGATGAGAGTTACGTTCGTAGCTGGGGACGGTGAAGAGAGGTTTGTGAGGTACGGAGAAAGGAAGGAGAGGTTGGGAAACTCCGCGCCGGCGCGGGGGGTTAGGTACGAGAGAGAGCATATGTGTAATGCTCCGGCTAATACCACTATTGGCTGGAGAGATCCCGGTTGGATTTTCGATGCCGTTATGAAGAATTTGAACGGTGGCGTTAAGTATTACTATCAG GTTGGGAGTGATTCAAAGGGATGGAGTGAGATCCATAGCTTCATTGCTCGAGATGTCTACTCTGAAGAAACCATAGCTTTCATGTTTGGAGACATGGGTTGCGCTACACCTTACACGACCTTTATCCGCACGCAAGACGAGAGTATCTCCACACTGAAGTGGATCCTACGCGACATCGAAGCTCTCGGTGACAAACCTGCTCTCGTTTCGCACATTGGAGATATAAGCTACGCTCGTGGCTACTCGTGGGTGTGGGATGAGTTCTTCGCTCAGATCGAGCCTATTGCCTCGAGAGTTCCTTACCATGTTTGTATTGGTAACCACGAGTATGATTTTCCTGCTCAGCCTTGGAAGCCTGATTGGGCAGCTTAG
- the LOC106382347 gene encoding protein KTI12 homolog — protein MALVVICGQPCGGKSIAAVTLSESLKESDTKQSVRIIDEASFHLDRNQNYANMPAEKNLRGKLRSDVDRSVSRGDIVIVDSLNSIKGYRYELWCIARAAGIRYCVVYCDVDEARCREWNKERSDRGEASYDDGVFEDLVRRFERPERRNRWDSPLFELYPYRDGIERSSLVILEAVTYLTKTVDSKTQDVRVLQPSIATQSARFSEANSLYELDRATQEVINAVVEQQGLGGVISRVTLGNELPPVEICRQVGLPELRRLRRTFVKLMGQASLSGPPLPTDADSAKRRFVDYLNREFGGQ, from the coding sequence ATGGCGTTAGTTGTGATTTGTGGGCAACCTTGCGGTGGCAAATCAATAGCTGCAGTAACTTTATCTGAATCACTGAAAGAATCTGATACGAAGCAGAGTGTTAGAATCATAGACGAGGCTTCGTTTCATCTAGACCGCAACCAAAACTATGCCAACATGCCTGCGGAGAAAAACTTGAGAGGAAAGCTCAGGTCTGATGTTGATAGATCAGTTTCGAGGGGAGACATTGTTATTGTAGATTCATTAAATAGCATCAAAGGTTATAGATATGAGCTGTGGTGTATTGCGCGCGCCGCTGGGATTAGGTACTGTGTTGTCTACTGTGATGTGGATGAAGCTCGTTGCAGGGAGTGGAATAAGGAGAGGAGTGATAGAGGGGAGGCTTCGTATGATGATGGTGTGTTTGAAGATCTTGTGAGAAGGTTTGAGAGACCTGAGAGGAGAAACCGATGGGATTCGCCTCTTTTTGAGCTGTACCCTTATCGAGATGGGATTGAGAGATCCTCTCTTGTGATTTTAGAGGCTGTGACTTATCTGACCAAGACTGTTGATTCTAAAACTCAGGATGTGAGAGTTCTTCAGCCGAGTATAGCGACTCAGTCTGCTAGATTCTCTGAAGCGAACTCTCTTTATGAGTTGGATAGGGCGACACAAGAAGTCATCAATGCGGTTGTGGAGCAGCAAGGGCTTGGTGGGGTTATAAGTAGAGTTACTCTTGGCAATGAGCTACCTCCAGTTGAAATCTGCAGACAGGTTGGACTACCGGAGCTAAGGAGGCTTCGAAGAACGTTTGTTAAATTGATGGGTCAAGCGAGTCTGAGCGGGCCACCGTTACCAACTGATGCAGACAGTGCCAAGAGGCGGTTTGTGGATTACTTGAACAGAGAGTTTGGAGGGCAATAA
- the LOC106382344 gene encoding remorin 1.4 isoform X2 yields the protein MDSLIKQTRRRHPAARVKTGEVDSSTREKELPPRKSVSFKGDKKKASNWLEKQFSRQLSDQSYDSITDMDYAAAVAATAYAITTLKETSLESYHSGREDAFPIEEPRSLSRRFSGQLSFREPELNDNKLPTPKSPVRKSSSVKKTPTFSMDLKGDRTRQSEDSGETHERLKKPASVVSEPPAPMQLQPPVRTRSERRAPPPPPPPPHLTPSPLQLPPRETKRPSSGGTSREHDSTADAWEKAELAKIKARYEKLNRKIDLWEAKKRDKARRKLDKSESEQEQRKKRGLQRFREDMEYIEHIAAGARAQAEKQRQNEELKVKERAGIVRKTGKIPGKACSCF from the exons ATGGATAGCTTGATCAAGCAAACAAG GAGGAGGCATCCAGCTGCCCGGGTAAAAACTGGTGAGGTTGATAGCTCCACTAGAGAGAAGGAATTGCCACCAAGGAAGTCTGTTTCATTCAAAGGAG ATAAGAAGAAGGCCTCAAACTGGTTAGAGAAGCAGTTCTCGAGACAACTGAGCGACCAAAGTTATGACTCGATCACTGACATGGACTATGCAGCTGCAGTTGCGGCCACTGCTTATGCCATAACCACTTTGAAAGAAACTTCGCTAGAGAGTTATCAT AGTGGCCGAGAAGATGCGTTTCCTATAGAGGAACCGAGAAGCTTATCAAGAAGATTCTCAG GACAACTTTCATTTAGAGAACCAGAACTAAATGATAACAAACTTCCCACGCCAAAGTCTCCGGTGCGAAAGTCATCGTCTGTCAAAAAGACTCCTACATTCTCCATGGACTTGAAAGGAGATCGTACCAGACAAAGTGAAGATTCAGGGGAGACACATGAAAGACTAAAGAAACCTGCTTCGGTTGTATCTGAACCGCCAGCTCCAATGCAGTTACAGCCACCGGTTAGGACACGGTCAGAACGTCGtgctccaccaccaccacctcctcctcctcatctaACACCTTCGCCTCTGCAGCTTCCACCTAGAGAAACTAAAAGGCCAAGTTCTGGGGGTACAAGTCGAGAACATGATTCTACAGCTGATGCTTGGGAAAAAGCTGAACTAGCTAAGATCAAAGCAAG GTACGAGAAGTTAAACAGAAAGATCGATTTATGGGAAGCCAAGAAGAGGGACAAAGCTAGAAGGAAGCTGGACAAATCTGAG AGCGAACAAGAACAGAGGAAAAAGAGAGGATtgcagagatttagagaagacATGGAATACATCGAACATATTGCTGCCGGAGCCAGAGCTCAGGCAGAGAAACAAAGGCAGAACGAAGAGTTGAAGGTGAAGGAGAGAGCCGGTATTGTACGTAAAACCGGTAAAATTCCTGGAAAAGCATGTTCTTGTTTCTGA
- the LOC106382348 gene encoding uncharacterized protein LOC106382348 — MYITRRLSEYRRNPSELTQPPPEGPSSGVLVIHDQHSQIQSTCCFGSCEVVECNHSGLPLTQNLKLAVLFNSGGDDSTNDPIVFIPVLDKPLSSNCYYAIRRRGKYSGEASTSAKEEDIVSCCLCLTQVPEAKPKQLDPYDIYQQFEIHQKKPSSRYYHATYVAPDGVPPWFLKKKEWTVSYSRSQEFELRDDAKGLNKELRGKLPALGESVVVGKWYVPFIFVKERDAKDQIKRSVYHSMTLEQRWEEVFSYENDKSENGDVVVDVEVEDEVVKLGGQEITRGVNENGFVWFGVGDRKIGLRSVVVERMKWEEERFGWRSKGEQERAMVVKRLEENPKDGSFWKSYHCYVLIESFVLKRMDESLVLTYEFRHADKLKSKWSELVGAT; from the exons ATGTACATTACAAGGCGTTTGTCAGAGTACAGGAGGAATCCATCAGAGCTGACACAGCCTCCTCCTGAGGGTCCAAGCTCTGGAGTTTTGGTGATCCATGACCAACACTCACAGATACAGTCTACGTGTTGCTTTGGCTCGTGTGAGGTCGTGGAGTGTAATCATAGTGGTTTGCCGTTAACCCAAAATCTAAAGCTAGCTGTCCTATTCAATAGTGGAGGAGACGACAGTACTAATGACCCAATCGTGTTCATTCCTGTTCTTGATAAGCCTCTGTCTTCAAACTGCTACTACGCTATTAGGCGACGTGGGAAGTATTCAGG AGAAGCATCTACTAGCGCCAAAGAGGAAGATATAGTCTCTTGTTGCTTGTGCCTTACGCAAGTTCCTGAAGCTAAACCAAAGCAACTAGATCCTTATGACATATACCAACAGTTCGAGATCCATCAAAAGAAACCATCCTCGCGTTATTACCACGCAACATATGTTGCTCCTGACGGGGTCCCACCATGGTTCCTCAAGAAGAAAGAGTGGACGGTTTCATACTCTAGGTCCCAAGAATTTGAACTGAGAGATGATGCAAAAGGACTCAACAAAGAGCTTCGTGGCAAGCTTCCAGCTCTTGGCGAGAGCGTTGTGGTTGGGAAGTGGTATGTCCCTTTCATATTCGTGAAAGAAAGAGACGCAAAGGATCAGATCAAGAGATCCGTGTATCACAGCATGACTCTTGAACAGAGATGGGAAGAGGTTTTCTCTTATGAGAATGATAAAAGCGAAAACGGTGATGTTGTGGTTGATGTGGAAGTAGAAGATGAAGTTGTGAAGCTTGGGGGACAAGAAATTACAAGAGGTGTGAATGAAaatgggtttgtttggtttgGGGTTGGAGACAGGAAGATCGGTTTAAGGTCAGTGGTTGTTGAGAGGATGAAATGGGAAGAAGAGAGATTTGGGTGGAGAAGCAAAGGCGAGCAGGAGCGAGCAATGGTGGTTAAGAGACTGGAGGAGAATCCAAAAGATGGTAGTTTTTGGAAGAGTTATCATTGTTATGTTTTGATAGAAAGCTTCGTATTGAAGAGAATGGATGAGAGCTTGGTCTTAACATATGAGTTCAGACATGCTGATAAGCTCAAGAGTAAATGGAGTGAGCTTGTTGGCGCAACGTAA
- the LOC106382346 gene encoding uncharacterized protein LOC106382346 isoform X1, whose translation MGFKRTFEAEDVQQLNVKHERHISYANKLAKLDEGVPYRASLEKPGVAIAGDDDPSDLYGFKCEANVETDAPLSWMTSGFEEDSQSGGTTQSTLSDESPESDCLWRPFCLEDDVEWCQSSPRKAVPIGSDYQADIPECVKDEVRDHNEEEVMMGKCVIPMPDCETDEIGKGRKDCICMDKGSIRCVQQHIMENREGLFETIGDERGLNLGLGEMGEEVAGKLTEDEEDLFHEVVYSNPVSLDRDFWKQLKSAFPSRTMKEIVSYYFNVFILRRRAVQNRSRSLDIDSDDDEWQVEYDNTFHGPETPGKSLSRVQEEEEVNAEEDSCMSYDFKSSNAISSRCPVRKREESSNVGNYWRHCNDLVEDHPYSFDPCDSILPDQFWSKNIDLLPTSNIIDEIFGQDPWEDDFFMGK comes from the exons ATGGGTTTTAAGCGAACTTTTGAAGCTGAGGATGTGCAACAGCTTAACGTGAAGCATGAAAGGCATATTAGTTATGCCAATAAGCTGGCCAAACTAGATGAAGGAGTTCCATATCGTGCTTCTTTGGAGAAGCCAGGTGTTGCCATAG CAGGAGACGACGATCCGAGTGATCTCTATGGGTTTAAATGTGAGGCTAACGTTGAGACTGATGCACCTCTCTCTTGGATGACATCCGGTTTTGAGGAGGATTCTCAGTCTGGTGGGACGACTCAGTCTACACTTTCTGATGAGTCTCCGGAGTCAGATTGTCTCTGGAGACCATTTTGCCTTGAAGACGATGTTGAGTGGTGTCAAAGCTCTCCTAGAAAAGCAGTTCCTATCGGGTCGGATTACCAGGCTGATATCCCTGAATGTGTCAAGGATGAAGTACGTGATCACAATGAAGAAGAAGTGATGATGGGGAAGTGCGTTATTCCAATGCCTGACTGTGAAACTGACGAAATTGGTAAAGGGAGAAAGGATTGCATCTGCATGGATAAAGGGTCCATCAGATGCGTGCAGCAGCATATAATGGAAAACAGAGAAGGTTTGTTTGAAACTATTGGAGATGAAAGAGGTCTTAACTTAGGTCTGGGTGAAATGGGGGAGGAAGTTGCTGGTAAGCTTACTGAAGACGAGGAGGATCTATTCCACGAGGTTGTTTACTCCAACCCTGTTTCACTAGACCGTGATTTCTGGAAACAACTAAAGTCTGCGTTTCCTTCACGAACCATGAAGGAGATTGTGAGCTATTACTTCAATGTCTTCATCCTGCGAAGACGAGCTGTCCAGAATCGTTCTAGAAGCCTGGACATTGATAGCGATGATGACGAGTGGCAAGTTGAGTATGACAACACGTTTCATGGTCCTGAAACTCCTGGAAAGAGCCTCTCAAgagttcaagaagaagaagaggtgaaTGCTGAAGAAGATTCATGCATGTCCTACGACTTCAAGTCCAGTAATGCAATCTCTTCTCGTTGTCCAGttagaaagagagaagaatcCTCCAACGTTGGGAATTACTGGCGCCACTGCAATGATCTTGTGGAGGATCATCCGTATTCTTTTGATCCTTGTGATTCGATACTACCAGATCAATTTTGGAGTAAGAACATTGATCTTCTTCCAACGTCGAACATCATCGACGAGATCTTTGGTCAAGACCCATGGGAGGATGATTTCTTTATGGGAAAGTAG
- the LOC106382346 gene encoding uncharacterized protein LOC106382346 isoform X2, which produces MGFKRTFEAEDVQQLNVKHERHISYANKLAKLDEGVPYRASLEKPGVAIGDDDPSDLYGFKCEANVETDAPLSWMTSGFEEDSQSGGTTQSTLSDESPESDCLWRPFCLEDDVEWCQSSPRKAVPIGSDYQADIPECVKDEVRDHNEEEVMMGKCVIPMPDCETDEIGKGRKDCICMDKGSIRCVQQHIMENREGLFETIGDERGLNLGLGEMGEEVAGKLTEDEEDLFHEVVYSNPVSLDRDFWKQLKSAFPSRTMKEIVSYYFNVFILRRRAVQNRSRSLDIDSDDDEWQVEYDNTFHGPETPGKSLSRVQEEEEVNAEEDSCMSYDFKSSNAISSRCPVRKREESSNVGNYWRHCNDLVEDHPYSFDPCDSILPDQFWSKNIDLLPTSNIIDEIFGQDPWEDDFFMGK; this is translated from the exons ATGGGTTTTAAGCGAACTTTTGAAGCTGAGGATGTGCAACAGCTTAACGTGAAGCATGAAAGGCATATTAGTTATGCCAATAAGCTGGCCAAACTAGATGAAGGAGTTCCATATCGTGCTTCTTTGGAGAAGCCAGGTGTTGCCATAG GAGACGACGATCCGAGTGATCTCTATGGGTTTAAATGTGAGGCTAACGTTGAGACTGATGCACCTCTCTCTTGGATGACATCCGGTTTTGAGGAGGATTCTCAGTCTGGTGGGACGACTCAGTCTACACTTTCTGATGAGTCTCCGGAGTCAGATTGTCTCTGGAGACCATTTTGCCTTGAAGACGATGTTGAGTGGTGTCAAAGCTCTCCTAGAAAAGCAGTTCCTATCGGGTCGGATTACCAGGCTGATATCCCTGAATGTGTCAAGGATGAAGTACGTGATCACAATGAAGAAGAAGTGATGATGGGGAAGTGCGTTATTCCAATGCCTGACTGTGAAACTGACGAAATTGGTAAAGGGAGAAAGGATTGCATCTGCATGGATAAAGGGTCCATCAGATGCGTGCAGCAGCATATAATGGAAAACAGAGAAGGTTTGTTTGAAACTATTGGAGATGAAAGAGGTCTTAACTTAGGTCTGGGTGAAATGGGGGAGGAAGTTGCTGGTAAGCTTACTGAAGACGAGGAGGATCTATTCCACGAGGTTGTTTACTCCAACCCTGTTTCACTAGACCGTGATTTCTGGAAACAACTAAAGTCTGCGTTTCCTTCACGAACCATGAAGGAGATTGTGAGCTATTACTTCAATGTCTTCATCCTGCGAAGACGAGCTGTCCAGAATCGTTCTAGAAGCCTGGACATTGATAGCGATGATGACGAGTGGCAAGTTGAGTATGACAACACGTTTCATGGTCCTGAAACTCCTGGAAAGAGCCTCTCAAgagttcaagaagaagaagaggtgaaTGCTGAAGAAGATTCATGCATGTCCTACGACTTCAAGTCCAGTAATGCAATCTCTTCTCGTTGTCCAGttagaaagagagaagaatcCTCCAACGTTGGGAATTACTGGCGCCACTGCAATGATCTTGTGGAGGATCATCCGTATTCTTTTGATCCTTGTGATTCGATACTACCAGATCAATTTTGGAGTAAGAACATTGATCTTCTTCCAACGTCGAACATCATCGACGAGATCTTTGGTCAAGACCCATGGGAGGATGATTTCTTTATGGGAAAGTAG